A window from Theobroma cacao cultivar B97-61/B2 chromosome 3, Criollo_cocoa_genome_V2, whole genome shotgun sequence encodes these proteins:
- the LOC18604630 gene encoding aldose 1-epimerase, producing the protein MAKIYVLPAFLVLALLCVCEAQYEEIGVYELKKGDFFANFTNYGAVMLSLVLPDKTGKLDDIVLGYDSVEDYKNDTTYFGAIVGRVANRIKGAEFTINGVSYKLVANEGNNTLHGGSKGFADVIWHVRNYKQDSHVTFTYYSFDGEQGFPGNLQVSVTYMIIGTNKLGVKMEAKPLNKATPVNLALHTYWNLGGHSSGDILSHTLQLFGSSITPVDDELIPTGKIDPVQGTPYDFLQPHEIGSMLDQLPHGYDVNYVLDKSSPQHLRKVAVVHESKSGRKMELWTNKPGVQVYTSNMLKSEKGKDGFVYSTYAGLCLETQGFPDSVNHPNFPSQIVNPGETYKHFMVFRFTAN; encoded by the exons ATGGCCAAGATATATGTCCTCCCTGCTTTTCTTGTGCTTGCTttgttgtgtgtgtgtgaagcACAATATGAAGAAATTGGTGTGTATGAACTGAAGAAGGGAGATTTCTTTGCTAACTTCACCAACTATGGTGCTGTTATGCTTTCTCTTGTTCTCCCGGATAAAACAG gGAAATTGGATGATATCGTTCTTGGATATGACTCAGTAGAGGATTACAAG AATGATACAACTTACTTTGGAGCCATTGTCGGGCGTGTAGCTAACAGAATTAAAGGGGCTGAATTTACCATAAATGGTGTATCTTATAAACTAGTAGCTAATGAAGGCAACAATACACTTCATG GTGGCAGCAAAGGATTTGCAGACGTTATCTGGCATGTAAGAAATTACAAACAAGATAGCCATGTAACATTTACTTACTATAGTTTTGATGGCGAACAAG GCTTTCCCGGCAATCTTCAAGTGTCAGTGACATATATGATCATAGGTACGAACAAGCTAGGCGTGAAAATGGAGGCCAAGCCTTTGAACAAGGCCACCCCAGTGAATTTAGCCCTACACACCTATTGGAACCTTGGTGGCCACAGCAGTGGGGACATCCTGTCACACACTCTCCAGCTCTTTGGCTCTAGTATCACCCCAGTTGATGATGAGCTGATTCCAACAGGCAAAATCGATCCTGTTCAAGGAACCCCCTATGATTTTCTCCAACCCCACGAGATTGGCAGCATGTTGGACCAGTTGCCTCATGGATACGATGTAAACTATGTGCTAGACAAATCCAGTCCTCAACACCTGAGGAAGGTGGCAGTGGTGCATGAAAGCAAGTCCGGTAGAAAAATGGAGCTCTGGACTAACAAGCCTGGGGTGCAGGTTTATACAAGTAACATGTTGAAGAGTGAGAAGGGCAAAGATGGATTTGTTTATTCAACTTATGCAGGACTTTGCTTGGAGACTCAAGGCTTCCCTGATTCAGTGAATCACCCTAATTTTCCTTCTCAGATTGTAAATCCTGGAGAAACTTACAAGCACTTTATGGTTTTCAGGTTCACTGCAAATTAG
- the LOC108661345 gene encoding uncharacterized protein LOC108661345 codes for MRTATLYMGISANKNNDKPMPKAKSEIEAEDGEHDHLMQLEDSSPFPVFSIEIFANIVSHEPTIMQQLLVPQGQLMQSRTSWSAISSKLSQMHVPFSLLATVTQKIIECARSAANEVHNKNRKNIPFVVTLCPVKLMEEEALLSEHEASAESFDVHSFLPRIIDIEFLFTKNCYP; via the exons ATGCGAACTGCAACATTATATATGGGAATCAGTGCAAACAAAAATAACGATAAACCGATGCCTAAAGCCAAAAGTGAG ATTGAGGCCGAAGATGGTGAACATGATCATCTGATGCAACTGGAAGATTCCTCACCCTTCCCTGTGTTTTCTATTGAAATCTTTGCTAACATTGTTTCTCATGAACCAACCATTATGCAACAGCTTTTGGTGCCACAGGGCCAGTTGATGCAGTCCAGAACTTCCTGGTCAGCTATATCTAGCAAGCTTTCGCAGATGCATGTACCCTTTAGCCTTCTTGCAACGGTAACGCAAAAGATCATAGAATGTGCACGGTCGGCAGCGAACGAGGTACATAACAAGAACCGCAAGAACATACCTTTTGTTGTGACTCTTTGTCCTGTAAAACTAATGGAAGAGGAAGCACTACTTTCTGAGCACGAGGCTTCTGCAGAATCCTTCGATGTGCATTCATTTTTACCAAGAATTATTGATATAGAATTCCTTTTTACAAAGAACTGTTATCCATAA